A stretch of the Capricornis sumatraensis isolate serow.1 chromosome 21, serow.2, whole genome shotgun sequence genome encodes the following:
- the CIDEA gene encoding lipid transferase CIDEA has translation METARDCAGALLRPLTFMGSQTKKVLFTPLMHPARPFRVSNHDRSSRRGVMASSLQELLSKTLDALVVASQLVTLVLEEDGTVVDTEEFFQTLGDNTHLMVLEQGQKWTPAGSHTPARWPPQRRGIAKVTFDLYKLSPKDVIGCLNVKATMYEMYSVSYDIHCTGFKAMLRSLLRFLSHAAQVTGQCLVHMGTYMLRVLAETEEQAVPGSRPRRGIKSG, from the exons ATGGAGACCGCCCGGGACTGCGCCGGAGCCCTGCTCAG GCCCCTgacatttatggggtcgcagacaAAGAAGGTGCTGTTCACACCCCTCATGCATCCCGCTCGCCCCTTCCGTGTCTCCAACCATGACCGGAGCAGCCGCCGAGGGGTGATGGCCAGTAGCCTGCAGGAGCTCCTCAGCAAG ACCCTGGATGCGCTGGTGGTCGCCAGCCAACTGGTCACCTTGGTGCTGGAGGAGGATGGCACTGTGGTGGACACAGAGGAGTTCTTCCAGACCCTGGGGGACAACACACACCTCATGGTCCTGGAGCAGGGGCAGAAATGGACACCG GCTGGCAGCCACACCCCAGCCCGCTGGCCACCTCAGAGACGGGGCATCGCGAAAGTCACCTTCGACTTGTACAAGCTGAGCCCCAAGGATGTCATTGGCTGCCTCAATGTGAAGGCCACCATGTATGAGATGTATTCCGTGTCCTACGACATCCACTGCACCGGGTTCAAGGCCATGCTCAG GAGCCTGCTGCGGTTCCTGTCTCACGCTGCCCAGGTGACTGGCCAGTGTCTTGTCCACATGGGTACCTACATGCTCCGAGTGCTGGCTGAAACAGAGGAGCAGGCGGTGCCTGGCTCACGCCCTCGGAGAGGGATCAAGAGTGGATAG